The DNA sequence GACCTGCACATCGAGGTACAACTTGTTTGGTAATGTGGAGACTGAGGTCGATGAGAGGACCTTCTCAATCAAATATGGTATTTGAAATCTTCCCAGAAGGTTTGAACTTAAGAAAGTTAACAAATTCGTGGTCGGCCAAATACTGCATATAATGCcgtcttttcttcttcttcttctttgctacGAAGAGGGAGGGTTATGTGGCTTGGCACTAGCTGAGTGGTGGTGACACCATTCTGGTCCATGTAGCTTGAGGGCTTTTGGAGTAGTAACGATCCAGGCCATcaccagcagatattgtcttctttgggcttccttcAAGGcttcaaaacgcgtctactagaaaggtttccacacccttataagcggtggtttgttttcctctctaaCCATATGTGGGACAGGTGCCTTTATTGGCAAATCTGCCATGAATGCTCAGTAGgatggatttgatttgattgccATGAATGCTCAGGAGGATGGAATTGAATTAATTAGAGaggaaatcaagaaaaaagaaggaaaaaaaaaactaatatattGCCTAACTCATCGATACACAGTCACCATTGTTTTGTATGGTTGAACTAAGAGTCCAATGACTATAAAAGTTATCAAACTTGAAAGCTTTAACAGACCTCTAAATTTTAGAGCCAAAAAGTGTCTTTTGCCCAAAAGAATTTTCTCCCGAGGATTTGGGTTAATGTTCCCTCACTTCAAAAATTTGGGctgaaaatgttaaaattggATTGTGTCAATACGAACTCCTTAGCATGATGATTATCCTAAGGAAATCACCCCCAACCTTCAACGGTCCGTTCCATTCCATTTCATGTATATGCTAAATTAGGAGACAACGTGGTGAATGAGTATACACTAAAAACTCATCCATCGTAAGGTCACAATTCAACCACCTAACACCCCCTTTTAAATGAACCATAACAGTATTGCTTTTGCAATCACTATTGTTATTAATGGAGCAGCTACCCTCTCTCTCAATGTGACACTCTCTCTGTAAGATAAGGAAGGATGAAtactgaaaaatgaaaacagtAGATAAGGAATATATATGATTTGTTAGCAGTGATGAGAATTCAAAGATGGGCTTGTTAAGTAATTGAGGCCGAAGGAGTTAGAGAGATTGTTTGTCAAAATCAGTGactaaagaaacaaaacaaaaaaacaaagaagttgcaAGCAATACCCATCCGTCCATCTCNccaaaaaaacaaagaagttgcaAGCAATACCCATCCGTCCATCTCTCTTATCTGGTAGGAGACGAGGAGTAGCTTTCGTGTGGATTGCTTGTCCTGTTTTGGCCCTTCACTCAGATATCTGTGGAtaacattttctctcttcttattcttctttccctataacaaaaaaaaaaaaaaaaaaaaacccccgGAAATATCTTCNTCTTCTCCCCTTTGGCGCTTCTGAACCCTTTTGTTCTCTTCGCATTCTGTTTCTCTATGTGTATTGATCATCAAacatttccttcttttcccTGTATATGTACTTTCATATCCTATTGGTTTTGTCCCATTCTGGCTACCTCATTTTTTGAGTGAACGGAGACATTATGCACCCTAACGCCCACCACTTTCTTCCTTGTTTTCACTGCCACCCCCATGCCTATATCCGGATGGTACTgcctctctctccctcccccTTTCACAAATGTGCACACTACATtgcatatacatatatataaatcctTGCATTTTAGTGATGTTTAACTTATTGGTATGTAACTCTTCAGATCCAACATCTGATAGAGAGATGCTTGCTGCTTCATATGAGCCGAGATGAGTGCGTCAAGGCCCTGGCTCGCCATGCAAACATTCGCCCTCTCATAACACTCACAGGTCCTCACTTTGAACAAAATAACATACCCTTTTGTTATGTATTTTCAGATCACTCTCTCAGCTTCAATCTAGGCTATTGGGTTGTGGTTGCAGTGTGGAAAGAGCTTCAGAAAGAGAACACTGAATTTTTCCGTGCATATTTGCGTACTATTCCTCCCAAGCCATTCCTGGGTACGACCCTTTTTCTGATTGCATATCATTTAGTGATTGCTCTCTACTCTTTTCTCATACGCACGCGGTACTAAGTGGGTCCATCTCAAATGGCTAAAATGTTTAGACTCAATTTTATGTGATCTTAAATTTGCACCTATTTACAGCCAAATTCAGGAGGAGTGCTCCTACAATAAcgaggagaagacaacgtcactGGAGATGAGGGATAATATGCAGTCTGTAATATGctgattaatttattttccttgtTTCTACATATCGAGTATGAGTCCAGGGGAACTAATAATAGTctttaatattatatcaatTATCCAAGTTTATAATTTGATGGATGCtttctttataatataatttgatCCATTATTCGCtgaaaatttgttttcatCATAACACCAACCACTACAATGTACCATATTGTTTTGGAATTATCAGGTACCAAAATGCTCGACCATTTTCCCTGCTAAAATCAGTGCTCACACTCGTTCATAATCTCCACGAAAAAACTGAAGGAAGAGGCTTTAAAATCCCAAACTTGTTTTACAGGCTTCAACATAAAACTCATGCACAACTGCATAACATATCCAACAATAATAGCAGACACTATTCGAACAGCCGcaaaacaaaaactttaagCAATATAAAACCGTAGGAACCTGGCAACACAGCTACTAAATGTCAAAAATCACTAAAATCACTGCTTCTCTACCTTAAAAGTAGACTTAATCCTTACCGAGCTTCATCCTCTAGCTTCCACAGTAGAatgatattatttactttgaacacaaattttcattttttttttttactttgtaaAAGGTCTCGAAATAGTACTCATTATCATCTATAAATTCATGAATGATCTTGGATACATCAATGTTTGTGGCGGCCTTCCGTACTATTTGGCATGGTATATTATATTGTACCTTTTTGAGTCTTCAAGAAAATAAACCATCCACATTTCTCCACACCCACTTACCGACACACGCCCGCCGACTGTCTCGCCAAGGTTGCGGATTTTTTTGCATGAGTTGTTTTTATACGATTTggataattttataaaattaaaaaaaaaaaaaaaaaaaaaattgtttttttttatataatttatggcGTACACGTGGCAGCGCAGAAGTGTCCAGAACATTtcctaaaaaaagaaaagatttgatCGACCCTCCACAGAATCTTCTCCTCCCGCGGGGGATTCTGCGGCGCGTAAGAGAAGGAACAAGGAACGGCCCGTCTTGCATTCCCACCTCCGGACACATTTTCTCTGTTTAAACCATATTCACTCTCCTTGCTTTCAAACCATCGGAGGAAGCAAAGCATCTTCTTTTTCCGGAGTTTCAGTTGCAGACCGCAATTAAGTAAGCTTCCAATTACGCGCTCTTCttcttgcttttcttttacatGTTGATCGCCTCCCTTTCGATTCGACCAATCTAATTTTAGGAATTTCAGAATTTCCCCTTTTTCCCCATATCGCTGCACCTCTCATCTAtcattcattcttcttcacatcctctgaattttcttttttctttctgtttggACCGTTCATTTTACAGTTCCCTTCAAGTTTAGATTATATTTCCAAAGATAGCTACCATCATTGTAACCAAAATTCACGATTGACTCGTCATGAGTTTCTTAGCAGGATTATCAGACCATTACTGGACGCCTGTCATGACTACTGAAACCAGTACTTTAAGTTATTGGTTGAACTGGAGATTCTTTGTGTGTGCTTTGTTTCTATCAACCTTTATGCTTGTGGCAGCCCTATTAATATGGAAATATGAAGGTTCCAAAAGACGCAAACCTGGATCAACTGACCACTCACAAGATTCAGTTGGGTCATTGTATGAGGATGAACTTTGGCAGCCGTGTCTCAAACCAATTCATCCTGCTTGGCTGCTAGCTTACAGAACGCTTGCTTTTGCTGTGCTTTTCGCATTGATATTAAGCGAAACTATTGTTAAAGGAGGCcgcatttttctattttatactcagtaagtcatgTTTCTCAAGCTTGGTAATGCTAGGCTTTTGATGGTTTAATTTCTGGTTCAAATCTAGAAACACTTACATTGTGGGGATTTGGATCAGTGCCCGACTGTTCAATAGTAACCTGTTTGTTGTTGTCCATTTGATCGCAAGTCCTTGCATCTGATATTTTCTAGTTCTTCTTAGATATCTAGTgttaaaaactataaatatttCCTGATCTGGTCACGTACCCTTTATTTCACTCTTGCCTTATATTAGTTCGTGCAAGATGGGGGTAAAACAATTTGTCATCttatatcaatatatttaaGAAGATGGTATCTTTCTGAGATGTCTCCTACATTGACAGAGAGGTTGCAAAATTATGTAGTTGACTCTGCATGATAACCAACTTACTTGTCTCAGCTcatatttaacaaattaaacatCTTTAGAAAATTGAAGTTAAACCTCAGATTAACATATTTATTTCGTGCAGGTGGACATTCACATTGGTCACGCTCTACTTTGGGGTATGCTTTATAACTTCAAAACCCACATCTACATGTTTGCTTGATAACCTGGTTGTATTACTTAGCTGACATTTGGTAGACACAAAGCAGGATGGTGTATATAAATATGTTATGTGCATTGGACTTGGAAAGTAGTCATGAAAATTTGTCCGCTTTTGGTGtcctaaaagaaaaattgtgatCCAACGTTTGATATATGTTGCATCATCTACTTATATGTGAAATTTTGTAATCATTGGCTTTTAAGGACTAGGGTAACCTTCtagaaaccacgactctccacaacggtatgatattatccactttgagcataagctctcgtgactttatttttttNCTTAACTGAggttcgactcctttctctggagccttcgaacaaagtacaccatttgtttgacacttgattTACTTTTGACTTCACTTTCAAGGTTAGCCTCTCCTGAAacctatggagctctcgaattccctcccttaattgaggtttgactcctttctctagagccttcaaacaaagtacaccctttgttcgacatttgagaattttacTGACATGGCTAAgctaagggcatgactctaataccatgttaggaaccacgactctccacaatggtatgatattgaccactttgagcataagctcttatgaatttgttttttgtttccccaaaatgctTCATATCagtgaagatagtattccttacttataaacccatgatcatccctttaattagccaacgtgagactccctcccaacaatcctcaacataacGAGGACTACTACCAAACCTACCTAACAttcaatgaatttttattaaattttcatggtTTAGTTTTCCATTATCTGTAAATTATTAACTAAGCTCAAATATTGCTATCTTGCAGCTTGCAACTTCATTCTCGATTTATGGTTGTTGCAGAAAAGGTAATAATAATAGCAGCTCAACTGAGCATACGAGTTTAGATGCAGAACGAGGCAATTACGTGCCCCCGGCACTTAATGAGGGCAGCCCCAACGCGTCCAATACAGCCAAATGTTCAAACTCCAGTGAAGATTTTCATACTCGCAAAGCTGCTGGTGTGGGGGGATATGCAtgtcaaattatttttcaggtaTTGTTTTCCTCCTAAGACTTAGCAGAAACAGCTTTTTTGTCGCAATCCAATGGATCTGCACGGGTTGGTGAAGTCTCTTATACACTATTAATTTGACCTTCCTATTACATATTGGACTTACGTTATCATTTTATAGTATAGAAAATACAAAGTGGGTGTCCTGAAGATTCTCActtcgttttcttttcatagGTATCCGCAGGTGCTGTGGTACTTACAGACATCGTATTTTGGACGATTCTTTATCCATATCTTCTATCTCGAAGTCGTGGGCTAAGTTTTGTaagtatttgtttttttttgtcccaCCTCTGTATCTAGATAAATATAAAGTCATATACTATGCTTATTTTAGAGTGGGAGGGGgtgccttttgttttgtttgattgaagtTGTGATGTGTTCACTATTTGGCCACAGTTCGTTGTAACGATGCACTCGGTAAATGCTGTTTGTCTTCTTGGCGAATCAATTTTGAATGGTTTGGTAAGTTCAAATTCTCCTTAGTCTTCTCTTCTGGTGTTCTGTTTGAGTATGGGCAATGATCTGAGGTTGCTTTGAACTGCAGCGATATCCATTCTTTCGGATTGGATATTTTGTACTGTGGACAGGGACATACGTCATTTTTCAATGGATCCTCCATGCCTGTGTTTCTATGCCGTAACCTTCCACTCCGCTCTAACATAACTTCCTGCAAATAGTTTAGATTGAACATATGAATGAGATTGTTGGATTTATTTGAAGCTGTGGTTGTTTGCAGGTGGCCCTATCCATTTCTTGACTTGTCACCCCCAACCGCTCCCATATGGTAAGTATATGAATGTGTGGCACCTACTCgaatgtttcttgtttttttgtatttcCAATGGGTTATGGTCATTCCTTTTGCAGGTATGCTGGGGTTGGGTTGATGAATATCCCTTGTTTTGGAGTTTTTGCTCTAGTGTTCAAAATGAAGCAGTATCTGTTGCCAAAATTGTTCCCGCAGTCATTTCAGTGACGTGGCTGATGCGCTTATGTAATGGAACAGCTGTTGGTTATGATGCTGCGCTTCCCAGAGCCCCATCTGtttgtttcaaaatgttaagatgatgatgaagtgCAAAAAAACACAGGCGTGGAAACGAATGGAGCACCCCATACTCTTTAGCAATGCTCAAACAGTGGAGGGTGCAAGTTTTTGTAAGCTTATAATAACACCATTATCAAGTTCTTGCATCTTCTTCCgattattattcattattattcttttttctccaaCTTCTATTATACATCGAGTACATTAGTGGTTGGAGCCTTATGAGTAGAACAATTAATTATCCCATTTAGTTTTAGACCTGATACAACCAATGCCAGAGAtatgctttttttctttaattttcatgcGTTGCtcgttgttttattttttaatacgtgaatttaaaacaacttatgtcatgaaagaaaaacaacatatCTGATTGGGCACCAATTTTAGGTGTTAAGCAACAATCATTATCATGAATTAAGATTATATAAGTAAGGTGAATGNGGACGTAGCTGATGCGCTTATGTAATGGAACAGCTGTTGGTTATGATGCTGCGCTTCCCAGAGCCCCATCTGTTTGTTTCAAAATCTAGAGTGTGGAGGACGTAAATGttaagatgatgatgaagtgCAAAAAAACACAGGCGTGGAAACGAATGGAGCACCCCATACTCTTTAGCAATGCTCAAACAGTGGAGGGTGCAAGTTTTTGTAAGCTTATAATAACACCATTATCAAGTTCTTGCATCTTCTTCCgattattattcattattattcttttttctccaaCTTCTNCAGTTAGAGTCACTTCTCCAACTTCTATTATACATCGAGTACATTAGTGGTTGCATTTAGTTTTAGACCCGATACAACCAATGCCAGATAtatgctttttttctttaattgtcATGCGTTGCtcgttgttttattttttaatacatgaatttaaaacaacttatgtcgtgaaagaaaaacaacatatTTGATTGGGCACCAATTTTAGGTGTTAAGCGACAATCATTATCATGAATTAAGATTATATAAGTAAGGTGAATGAGTTTACCCGTTCCTAAAaccatatatttaatttaatttaatttaattgtttccTATCTTATACGCCAACCCCTCCTGGTCGTGGATTTGTTGAAGATCCTCTCCAATTTTGTATTCGCGGGCCTCCCTCTACTAAACTTACTTGCAGGCAATgcctatattatttttcttttattttaatatcttcaCGTTTCATTTAcctatatacatatatattttataaaaggatGAGATTAGTCTTTTTGCACGACCATGACACTACAAATAggaaaaaatgataatgatttttttttttaattaaaaaaatcatttttatagtGCATACCCTCCCATCCAACCCTGCGTCAAGTACTATAATAAATGCTATTTaacctaataataataataataataataattaaaaaaaaaaaacacgagaAGGTGCACGTGCTTCACGCTCTAGTCGGGGGACCNGTTTTGTATTCACGGGCCTCCCTCTACTAAACTCACTTGCAGGCAATgcctatattatttttcttttattttaatatcttcaCGTTTCATTTAcctatatacatatatattttataaaaggatGAGATTATTCTTTTTGCACGACCATGACactacaaatagaaaaaaataaaaaaaataaaaaaacacgaGAAGGTGCACGTGCTTCACGCTCTAGTCGGGGGACCTACTTCCACGAAACGGAGGAGCATCATCGTGGGTTGCGATTTCAAAATAGACATCctcaatatttttgttattaaattattaaagaaaaaataaaataaaaatctattatttatttacgcttgctctctctctctctctcattgtCCTTCGCATTCAACGACTTCAGATTCCCGCCGTTTCAAGCCAACAAGATTAccctattatttatttaattttttattgctAAAAACTTTTgagaatcttttattttttttatttttctccaacTACAAATACGAGGGTCGTTAGAAAGCAAAAACTGTGCAGTAAATTACATTCCGCGACTCTGTCTGATCCTTCTTCTGCTTCTAATCCAAAAGGtgatttgttcttctcttttttcttttcaatctgCATTTCAGCTTCATTTCTCTGCAACCAACTTTTCTGGATCTGTGAGTGCGTCTCTGTCGTCTTTTCCTTTTGACTTTGATTACGAATATGGAACTCTGTTAAAGATTCCCTTATTCTACCTTTGAAATGTGCGAGTCGGAGTACATTGTTCTGATGGCCTTCTTTTTGAGTCACTGCAGGATTTGAGAAATGGCTCGCAAGAAGATCAGAGAGTTCGATTCGAAGAGATTGTTGAAGGAGCACTTCAAAAGGATCTCTGGCAGAGAACTGCCCATCCAATCAGCTCAAGTGAGtgttctttcattctttttctaaacCTCAAATTCTAGAAATCTTGTTCCTACATTTTTCATTCCTTGACATCTTCTTCACATTATTGCCTGTTCAAGGATCCTCTTCACTTGAAACTAGTCATTCACTCAAGAaccatctcctcctccttcttctttctgTATTCTTTATATGAGTTTCGGTTTATTGAGTTTCACTACCTCTCCATTTTTCGTTTTTCTGGGTACTGCGTCCGACAATAGTTCAAATTACCCGCACCATACTCTTTTCTCccctttttaaattttaatattgtctGTGGTtcattgtttttccttttcccggCCTGAAAATTTCCTCTCAACATCCGCAATCTTGGCCGACGTGAGTGCAACTTACCAGTTTGAGTGCTTGGATTCGTTTTTATAAGTCGTCTTCTTAAATATCATTATATCAGATCTAGTCTGATGTTGCCACCCCTGGCTTTGCTGACTATAGAATCAAAATCATgaatagacatgattttgtcTCATATTTTCCCCCTTTCAGGACGTAGTTGATTTTGTACTAACTAAAATCTGGCACAGGTCACTGAATCAACTGATTTCAATGAGCTTGTTGAGAGGGAACCTTGGCTTTCGTCATCAAAATTGGTCGTGAAGCCCGACATGTTGTTTGGAAAACGTGGGAAAAGTGGTCTAGTTGCCTTAAATCTTGATCTGGCTCAGGTTGCTGCATTTGTCAAAGAGCGCCTTGGCAAAGAGGTGTTGTTTTATTTCCTTGTCTTTCTAAGCTATCTGCTCAtgattattgtttgttttctgtCAATCACATTTCATTTCCTCCTCTTGCTTAGTGATCCTTTTACtgtgtttttctctttcataATCAGGTATCAATGGGTGGATGTAAGGGACCCATCACAACATTTATTGTGGAACCCTTCATTCCGCACAGTGAAGAATACTATCTTAATATTGTCTCAGAGAGGCTTGGGTGCAGCATTAGCTTCTCGGAGTGTGGaggaattgaaattgaagagaaCTGGGATAAGGTATTGTTGCTGTTGAACcattttaataacaatattttgaatataagtgtTCGTTAGTGGATTACTCTTCCTGTTTGATTTCTATCACCTCCCAAATTTGActaagtttcaataatactctGTTTTATTCAGGTTAAAACCATATTTATCCCCACAGGAGTGTCTCTCACTTCAGAAATATGCGCTGAGTTGGTGGCAACCCTTCCTTTGGAGGTGTAACTTTACATCgattgaaattgatttttggagtgttatttctttgttgatactaatatataaatatcatataaaactGTTGTCTACATAATTTGTGAAAGCTTAAAATCTGCTAAAAACCATGGTTATACTATTTTCGTTTGAAGCTTATTTATCTGAAATGGTTATTTTGTCATGGAAAGTCAAGATACTCATTTGCAGACCAGATAGTTGACATAAATTTGTTCTTCAATCCAGATCAAGGGAGAGATTGAGGAGTTCATCAGGGCAGTTTATACCCTATTCCAAGGTATGTTGTTTGTTTGGGGTGTGAACTTAATTGTTAAACTATTGTTGGTATCAAAAACTGAAATTGGTAGGttattatttgatatatttcaatattgttgttaggatttttcttttcttttttttttctttttttttttttcttgtcttgttATCATGTTGAATTATGACTAGAGTCCAGAAGTCCAGACCTAAAAGTGTATGCAGTTAGGTTAGAGTAGATTTAATTCCATAGTTGATTTTCTACCTCATATAGTTGATATCAATTTCATGTGAAACAGATCTGGACTTTACTTTCTTGGAAATGAATCCTTTTGCCATTGTTGATGGGAAGCCCTATCCTCTGGATATGAGAGGTGAACTCGATGATACTGCTGCTTTCAAGAACTTCAAGAAGTATGACTGACACTCTTggttataattaaatttcatccATTGTCTGTGCATCAAGTACTTgcctaatatttttttaatatgtttttgacCTTGTAGGTGGGGAGGTATTGAATTTCCAATGCCATTTGGTAGGGTTATGAGTCCTACTGAAAGCTTTATCCATGGCCTAGATGAAAAGGTAGTACACCTATCTGTTAATATTTCTCCATATTTCTAAATGTTCTCCTTTAACAATTCCTCCCCTAGACGACTATATTCATTTGTTCTGGAAATTCATTGAAGATGTTTCTTTGTATTTGGAAATCTTTTATTGGGTGAAGGGGTAATGATATTTGGGCATTTTCAGTTTTGTTATTACCAGTTGTCAGTATATGTTCTTATTATAGTTCAAGTCTTCAGGATTTGCAAGCACTAAGTATGACGGCTTGAATATTTTTGCACTTTTGTAATACATATTGAGCCTGATTTTCTTATTCTTGTGTGTGAGTCTGTATTCTACTTTAGTTGTTTTATAAAGCATGTGCAAAATAAGCTTTTCGCTTATTGTGCTTTTTTAAGGTTTGTATGCCCTCGCAAGTTTGGTACTTCAATGCTTATGTGAGCAGGTTAaactaatttcatttcattaatcACTGAGTTTTCTGAAATACCATTTCAGTTTACTTCATACGATGGATCTAATCTATATGGggaattttttgttctaaacTAATTGAAGCAactgttcttattttcttctatgTAGACAAGTGCGTCTTTGAAATTCACGGTTTTGAACCCCAAGGGACGAATTTGGACCATGGTGGCTGGGGGTGGTGCAAGTGTCATTTATGCTGACACGGTGTGCTTCTGTTTGTCCACTCCAATACTTGACTGTCGAGATtcatctttcaattttgttgttttggttTATTGATTGAAGTTCTCTTTTTTCTATAGGTTGGAGATCTTGGTTATGCCTCTGAGCTTGGAAACTATGCAGAATATAGCGGAGCACCTAATGAGGAGGAGGTGTTGCAGTATGCCAGAGTTGTTATTGAGGTAAGCATTGTTCCAAGTTAATCATGCATAAATCAATTCGCATGTTGAATTGCAATCTTGAGTGTGTAG is a window from the Cucurbita pepo subsp. pepo cultivar mu-cu-16 chromosome LG07, ASM280686v2, whole genome shotgun sequence genome containing:
- the LOC111798325 gene encoding uncharacterized protein LOC111798325 → MTTETSTLSYWLNWRFFVCALFLSTFMLVAALLIWKYEGSKRRKPGSTDHSQDSVGSLYEDELWQPCLKPIHPAWLLAYRTLAFAVLFALILSETIVKGGRIFLFYTQWTFTLVTLYFGLATSFSIYGCCRKGNNNSSSTEHTSLDAERGNYVPPALNEGSPNASNTAKCSNSSEDFHTRKAAGVGGYACQIIFQVSAGAVVLTDIVFWTILYPYLLSRSRGLSFFVVTMHSVNAVCLLGESILNGLRYPFFRIGYFVLWTGTYVIFQWILHACVSMPWPYPFLDLSPPTAPIWYAGVGLMNIPCFGVFALVFKMKQYLLPKLFPQSFQGRS
- the LOC111799040 gene encoding uncharacterized protein LOC111799040 isoform X1; translated protein: MHPNAHHFLPCFHCHPHAYIRMIQHLIERCLLLHMSRDECVKALARHANIRPLITLTVWKELQKENTEFFRAYLRTIPPKPFLGTTLFLIAYHLVIALYSFLIRTRY
- the LOC111798324 gene encoding ATP-citrate synthase alpha chain protein 1-like isoform X1, which encodes MARKKIREFDSKRLLKEHFKRISGRELPIQSAQVTESTDFNELVEREPWLSSSKLVVKPDMLFGKRGKSGLVALNLDLAQVAAFVKERLGKEVSMGGCKGPITTFIVEPFIPHSEEYYLNIVSERLGCSISFSECGGIEIEENWDKVKTIFIPTGVSLTSEICAELVATLPLEIKGEIEEFIRAVYTLFQDLDFTFLEMNPFAIVDGKPYPLDMRGELDDTAAFKNFKKWGGIEFPMPFGRVMSPTESFIHGLDEKTSASLKFTVLNPKGRIWTMVAGGGASVIYADTVGDLGYASELGNYAEYSGAPNEEEVLQYARVVIECATADPDGQKRALVIGGGIANFTDVAATFNGIIRALKEKESRLKAARMNIYVRRGGPNYQRGLAKMRTLGEELGVPIEVYGPEATMTGICKQAIECITAAA
- the LOC111799040 gene encoding uncharacterized protein LOC111799040 isoform X2, giving the protein MHPNAHHFLPCFHCHPHAYIRMIQHLIERCLLLHMSRDECVKALARHANIRPLITLTVWKELQKENTEFFRAYLRTIPPKPFLAKFRRSAPTITRRRQRHWR
- the LOC111798324 gene encoding ATP-citrate synthase alpha chain protein 1-like isoform X2; this translates as MARKKIREFDSKRLLKEHFKRISGRELPIQSAQVTESTDFNELVEREPWLSSSKLVVKPDMLFGKRGKSGLVALNLDLAQVAAFVKERLGKEVSMGGCKGPITTFIVEPFIPHSEEYYLNIVSERLGCSISFSECGGIEIEENWDKVKTIFIPTGVSLTSEICAELVATLPLEIKGEIEEFIRAVYTLFQDLDFTFLEMNPFAIVDGKPYPLDMRGELDDTAAFKNFKKWGGIEFPMPFGRVMSPTESFIHGLDEKTSASLKFTVLNPKGRIWTMVAGGGASVIYADTVGDLGYASELGNYAEYSGAPNEEEVLQYARVVIDCATADPDGQKRALVIGGGIANFTDVAATFNGIIRALKEKESRLKAARMNIYVRRGGPNYQRGLAKMRTLGEELGVPIEVYGPEATMTGICKQAIECITAAA